The nucleotide sequence CCGGCTCGCCGCGCTCGCCGCCGCCGTCGGGCAGCCGCAGCAGCGCCACCCGGCCGTCCTCGGCCGGCTGCGGACGGACCCACCACAGCGCGCCGCCGGCGTGGCTCACCCAGCCGGGCCGCCCGTCGTTCTCGGCGACGATCTCGGCGGTGACCGGCGACGGCCAGCTCCCGTACGGTGCGGAATCGGGCACAGACTCTCCCAGCGAGAAGACGAGGTCAGGTGGTCAGGAACCGGTCCAGGACCCGGACGCCGAACTCCAGCGCGTCGACGGGCACCCGCTCGTCGACGCCGTGGAACAGCGCCGAGTAGTCGAGGTCCGGCGGCAGCCGCAGCGGCGAGAAGCCGTAGCCGGTGATGCCGAGCCGGGAGAACTGCTTGGCGTCGGTGCCGCCGGCCATGCAGACGGGGACGACGTGCGCGCCGGGGTCCTCGGCCAGCAGCGCGGCGGCCATCGCGGCGAACGCCGGCGACGCGGGGTCGGCGGACAGCGCGACCTCGGCGTGCTCGTACTCCCAGGCCACCGCCGGCCCGATCAGCGACGCGACGGTCGCCTCGAACTCGTCGCGGGCGCCGGGCACGACCCGGCCGTCGACGAACGCCGTCGCGGTCTCCGGGATGACGTTCACCTTGTAGCCGGCGCTCAGCATCGTCGGGTTCGTGCTGTTGCGCAGGACGGCCTCGACCAGTGCCCGCGCCGGCCCGAAGCGCTCGATCGTCGCGTCGACATCGTCGAGGTCGACGGCGACGCCCAGCGCCGCCCCGATGGCCTCCAGTGACGCCCGGACCGTCGGTGTCAGCCGCAACGGCCACTCGTACTCGGCCAGCCGGTGCACCGCCCCGGCCAGCGCCGCCACCGCGTTGTCGGCGTTGATCCGCGACCCGTGCCCGGCCCGGCCGTGCGCGGTCAGCTTCAGCCAGGCGGTCCCTCGCTCCCCCGCGGCAACGGGGTACAGGCGCTCACCGCCGGCGTGGAAGGTGTAGCCGCCGGACTCGCTGATGCCCTCGGTGACGCCCTCGAACAGGTCGGCGTGCTTGGTGACCAGCCAGGTCGAGCCGTGCGCCGCGCTGGCCTCCTCGTCGGCGGTGAACGCGAGGACGACGTCGCGGGCCGGCCGGCGGCCCTCGCGCGCCCAGGCCCGCACGACGGCGAGCATCATCGCGTCCATGCCCTTCATGTCGATGGCCCCGCGGCCCCACAGCATGCCGTCGCGGACCTCGCCGGAGAACGGGTGCACGGACCAGTCGGCGGCCTCGGCCGGGACGACGTCGAGGTGACCGTGGACGAGGATCGGGTCGCGGCCGGGATCGGTGCCGGGCACCCGGGCGACGACGTTCGCGCGGTTCGGCGCCGACTCGATCAGCGTCGCCTCGATGCCCGCCTCGCCCAGCTTCTCCGCGACGTACTCGGCGGCCGGCCGCTCCCGCCCGGTGCCGTCGCCGGGGTTGGTGGTGTCGATGCGGATGAGGTCGGCGGCGAGGGTCAGGACGTCGGGCTCAGCCATAGTGGTTCTCGATACCGTTCGAAATGAGGGTCGTGACCGCCTTGAAGCAGCGGATGAGGTCGTACGCGGTCGCGGCGGTGTAGCGCACCCGGCGCTCGGCGACGCGTTCCACGGTCGGGACCATACCGGCGAAGTCGGCCAGCTGGGTGGCGTCGACCTCGATCTCGACGGTGAACGGCCCGCGGCCGGTGGCCGGCTCGTGCCTGACGGCGAGCCCGACGGCCGCCTTCGCCTCGGCGCGAATGTCCTCGAACGTGCGCGACGGCGGGCGGCAGCGGGCCGCGTAGCGCGACACGTAGTTTTTGACGGCGGACGTGCGGGCCAGCGGCGCGTAGGTGGCGGCGTCGGCGCAGGCGCGGTCGTCGCCGGTGACCAGCACGACCGG is from Jiangella alkaliphila and encodes:
- a CDS encoding M20/M25/M40 family metallo-hydrolase; the encoded protein is MAEPDVLTLAADLIRIDTTNPGDGTGRERPAAEYVAEKLGEAGIEATLIESAPNRANVVARVPGTDPGRDPILVHGHLDVVPAEAADWSVHPFSGEVRDGMLWGRGAIDMKGMDAMMLAVVRAWAREGRRPARDVVLAFTADEEASAAHGSTWLVTKHADLFEGVTEGISESGGYTFHAGGERLYPVAAGERGTAWLKLTAHGRAGHGSRINADNAVAALAGAVHRLAEYEWPLRLTPTVRASLEAIGAALGVAVDLDDVDATIERFGPARALVEAVLRNSTNPTMLSAGYKVNVIPETATAFVDGRVVPGARDEFEATVASLIGPAVAWEYEHAEVALSADPASPAFAAMAAALLAEDPGAHVVPVCMAGGTDAKQFSRLGITGYGFSPLRLPPDLDYSALFHGVDERVPVDALEFGVRVLDRFLTT